A single window of Thiomicrorhabdus immobilis DNA harbors:
- a CDS encoding calcium/sodium antiporter, with product MLTTLLLPSLLLIIGLALLVWSSDIFIEGAASTAKHLSISPLVIGVVVLGFGTSMPEVVVATLASLDNSPGLAVGNAIGSNIANIALVLGFTALIAPIVIKSSILKRELPLLLAVSIGAYLLVLDGHLSFIDGIILVLVLIAVMTWMIKANKALDSTDPLADETQHELDSLPQLSKNKALLFLVGGLIILMISAKMMVSGAVEIAYYFEVPEVVIGLTIIAIGTSLPELAAAIAAARKNEADLMIGNIVGSNLFNILAVLAVPALLAPAALDRDVLLVDMPIMLGFTLLMLIMAIPRKGKAVIQKPQGVLLTSLFIAYLILLYFRSTAV from the coding sequence ATGCTAACAACGCTGTTGCTCCCTAGCTTACTTCTCATTATCGGATTAGCACTCCTTGTATGGAGTTCTGATATCTTTATTGAAGGTGCCGCAAGCACGGCTAAACACCTATCTATCTCACCTTTGGTCATTGGTGTTGTCGTACTGGGGTTTGGAACCTCAATGCCTGAAGTGGTCGTGGCCACCTTAGCCTCTTTAGATAACAGTCCAGGCCTCGCCGTCGGTAACGCAATCGGTTCCAATATCGCCAACATTGCCCTAGTACTCGGTTTTACCGCCCTAATCGCACCTATCGTCATCAAATCTTCAATTCTAAAACGTGAACTACCACTACTACTCGCCGTCTCTATTGGAGCTTATCTATTAGTGTTAGACGGCCATCTGAGCTTTATTGACGGGATTATTTTAGTATTGGTGTTAATCGCCGTCATGACCTGGATGATAAAAGCCAATAAAGCGTTAGATTCCACCGACCCTTTAGCCGATGAAACCCAACACGAATTAGACAGCCTTCCTCAATTGAGCAAAAATAAGGCGTTACTATTCTTGGTTGGCGGCCTGATCATCCTTATGATCAGTGCCAAGATGATGGTATCGGGAGCGGTAGAAATCGCCTACTATTTTGAGGTACCCGAGGTAGTCATCGGTTTGACGATTATCGCTATTGGTACCAGCCTGCCTGAACTGGCTGCGGCGATTGCAGCAGCCCGAAAAAATGAAGCTGACCTAATGATTGGTAATATCGTTGGCTCCAACCTTTTCAATATCCTAGCCGTATTAGCGGTTCCCGCGCTGCTTGCTCCAGCCGCCTTGGATAGAGACGTACTTCTCGTTGACATGCCAATCATGCTTGGCTTTACCCTATTGATGCTGATCATGGCCATTCCACGCAAAGGCAAGGCCGTTATTCAAAAACCACAAGGGGTTTTATTAACCAGTCTATTTATTGCTTATCTAATCTTACTTTACTTCCGCTCCACAGCTGTTTAA
- a CDS encoding ATP-binding cassette domain-containing protein, whose translation MSDQTLIEIKNLTFMRGERTIFDDISLTIPKGKVTAIMGPSGTGKTTLLKLIAGQLIPDSGEIYVEGLNVHKLPRKKLYELRRKMGMLFQSGALLTDLSVFDNVAFPLREHTKLPESVIYPLVLMKLQAVGLRGAKDLMPAELSGGMARRVALARGIALDPEMIFYDEPFVGQDPITMAVLVELIRKLNDSLDLTSVVVSHDVNEVLSIADYVCVLSEGKIIAKGSKEELLLEPTGYVNQFVNGLPDGPVPFHYSTDPYKMDMVSNNEK comes from the coding sequence ATGAGTGATCAAACATTAATTGAAATTAAGAACCTGACCTTTATGCGCGGTGAGCGAACAATCTTTGATGATATTTCGTTGACGATTCCAAAGGGTAAGGTCACTGCGATCATGGGACCAAGTGGCACTGGAAAAACCACTTTGCTTAAATTAATCGCGGGGCAGTTGATACCGGATTCGGGTGAGATTTATGTTGAAGGCCTGAATGTCCATAAATTGCCGCGCAAAAAGCTGTACGAATTACGCCGTAAGATGGGTATGCTCTTTCAAAGTGGAGCTTTGTTAACCGATTTATCGGTGTTTGATAATGTCGCGTTCCCGTTAAGAGAACATACCAAACTGCCTGAATCCGTTATCTATCCGCTTGTCTTAATGAAGCTGCAGGCGGTTGGCCTACGAGGTGCAAAAGACTTGATGCCTGCGGAATTGTCTGGCGGGATGGCGCGACGAGTGGCATTGGCACGTGGAATTGCCTTGGATCCGGAAATGATTTTTTATGATGAGCCTTTCGTTGGTCAAGACCCTATTACGATGGCGGTTTTGGTAGAACTGATTAGAAAACTCAACGATAGTTTGGATTTAACCAGTGTCGTGGTTTCTCATGATGTGAATGAAGTGCTTTCTATCGCGGATTATGTTTGTGTCTTATCCGAAGGTAAGATTATCGCTAAAGGCTCTAAAGAGGAACTTTTGCTAGAGCCTACTGGTTATGTGAATCAATTTGTCAATGGATTGCCTGATGGACCGGTTCCGTTCCATTATTCTACAGACCCTTACAAAATGGATATGGTGTCGAATAATGAGAAATAA
- the mlaE gene encoding lipid asymmetry maintenance ABC transporter permease subunit MlaE: MGKQFLSLVSTFGRGAFFMLSLLPTIPYSLWRIDLLTKQIYVAGVLSLPIILTAGLFVGMVLSLQGYNVLVDYNSEEAVGTMTALSLLRELGPVVAALLFAGRAGSALTAEIGLMRSTEQISALEMMAIDPLKYIYAPRLSAAIIALPLLTLLFTALGIIGGYLVAVGWLGVDEGSFWSQMNSHVDWQEDVMNGIIKSVAFAILIAVVALFQGYDAIPTSEGVSGATTRTVVHSSLGVLGLDFILTTLMFN, encoded by the coding sequence ATGGGTAAACAGTTTTTATCCCTTGTAAGTACTTTTGGACGGGGTGCATTTTTTATGCTTTCGTTGTTACCGACCATTCCCTACTCTTTATGGCGAATCGATTTGTTGACCAAACAAATTTATGTGGCAGGGGTTCTATCGCTACCGATTATCCTTACCGCGGGTTTGTTTGTGGGAATGGTTTTGAGTTTACAGGGTTATAACGTGCTGGTGGACTACAACTCTGAAGAGGCGGTGGGTACCATGACTGCGCTTTCCCTATTACGTGAGTTGGGACCGGTAGTGGCCGCTTTGTTGTTTGCTGGGCGAGCAGGTTCGGCTTTGACTGCCGAGATTGGTTTAATGCGTTCAACCGAACAGATTTCCGCATTGGAAATGATGGCGATTGATCCCCTAAAATACATCTACGCACCAAGATTGAGTGCGGCGATTATTGCACTGCCGCTATTGACGCTGTTATTTACCGCTCTAGGTATTATCGGTGGCTATTTAGTGGCTGTAGGTTGGTTAGGGGTTGATGAAGGTTCTTTCTGGTCGCAAATGAATAGCCATGTCGATTGGCAAGAAGATGTTATGAACGGCATTATCAAGTCGGTGGCTTTTGCAATCTTGATTGCCGTTGTAGCCTTATTTCAGGGGTATGATGCCATACCGACTTCGGAAGGGGTGAGTGGTGCAACAACAAGAACGGTTGTGCATAGTTCGTTAGGGGTTTTAGGTTTAGATTTTATCCTAACCACGTTAATGTTTAATTAA
- the mlaD gene encoding outer membrane lipid asymmetry maintenance protein MlaD, translated as MKRQAKIEIWVGAFVLMSLAALVMIAFQVSNFSSWKERPSYQVSALFDDIGGLKVRAPVKMSGVVIGRVVAITVDPTSFKAKVLMKIDQDYHELPLDSSASILTSGLLGDQYVGIEIGGEEEFLVNGSQIEMTQSALVLENLISQFLVKFSESGDK; from the coding sequence ATGAAACGACAAGCAAAAATTGAAATATGGGTAGGGGCTTTTGTGCTGATGAGTTTAGCTGCCTTGGTTATGATTGCTTTTCAAGTGAGTAATTTTAGTAGCTGGAAAGAGCGTCCAAGTTACCAGGTCAGTGCTTTGTTTGATGATATCGGCGGTTTGAAAGTGCGTGCGCCCGTTAAAATGAGCGGAGTGGTTATCGGTCGAGTTGTCGCAATCACGGTTGATCCGACCTCGTTTAAAGCGAAGGTATTGATGAAAATCGATCAAGACTACCATGAACTACCACTTGATAGTTCGGCTTCCATTTTAACTTCAGGTCTGCTGGGTGATCAGTATGTCGGGATTGAAATCGGTGGAGAGGAAGAGTTCTTGGTCAATGGCAGTCAGATCGAAATGACCCAGTCAGCTTTAGTATTGGAAAATTTGATTAGCCAGTTTTTAGTTAAATTTAGTGAAAGTGGAGATAAATAA
- a CDS encoding MlaC/ttg2D family ABC transporter substrate-binding protein, with protein sequence MFFNHASTYRVILLAVLSFFFAGFSQAQTDGIPQDDPQKLVQSLSDKVVSELNLNREALESNPQEVKIFATTYVLPYIDTVKMARYVMGKHWRSASEVQQKGFVDAFTNTLIRSYSQSLLKLKIESVEVEPAREEKPGRVTVASKVLQSDGNKSDVIYRVYLNKHTNKWMLYDVAVEGISMLLSYRKAYDSDITKKGLDAVISEMQDKNADFNGSSQS encoded by the coding sequence ATGTTTTTTAACCATGCCAGCACATACCGAGTTATTTTGCTTGCTGTGCTTAGCTTCTTTTTTGCTGGTTTTTCCCAGGCGCAAACGGACGGGATTCCACAAGATGATCCGCAAAAATTGGTGCAGTCTTTATCAGATAAGGTTGTTTCTGAATTAAACCTAAATCGTGAAGCATTGGAAAGCAATCCTCAGGAAGTCAAAATCTTTGCGACCACTTACGTTCTACCCTATATCGATACGGTGAAGATGGCTCGTTACGTTATGGGTAAACATTGGCGCTCGGCTTCTGAAGTCCAGCAAAAAGGGTTTGTTGATGCCTTTACCAATACTTTGATTCGTTCGTATTCACAAAGTCTGCTCAAGTTGAAAATTGAGTCGGTGGAAGTTGAACCTGCGCGTGAAGAAAAGCCGGGGCGTGTTACGGTTGCCTCTAAAGTATTGCAATCAGATGGAAATAAATCGGATGTGATTTATCGAGTTTATTTGAATAAGCACACCAATAAATGGATGCTATACGATGTGGCGGTAGAGGGCATCAGCATGCTGTTAAGTTACCGTAAAGCTTATGACTCCGATATTACCAAAAAAGGCTTGGATGCGGTGATTTCTGAAATGCAGGATAAAAACGCCGACTTCAACGGAAGTTCTCAGTCGTGA
- a CDS encoding STAS domain-containing protein — protein sequence MSEKLVANGTLQWNAADELLVLPEQLTIDVLAGLLKTQNWLSLPVKQVDFSQVLKADSAILAVLLTWAAHSEERLTIIKLPDELQTLVKLYDLDGEFHFI from the coding sequence GTGAGTGAAAAGCTTGTCGCAAATGGAACGCTTCAATGGAATGCCGCAGATGAGCTGTTGGTCTTGCCTGAGCAGCTGACAATTGATGTTTTGGCAGGCCTGTTAAAAACGCAGAATTGGTTGAGTTTGCCTGTTAAACAGGTGGATTTTTCGCAAGTTCTTAAGGCGGATAGTGCGATTCTGGCGGTGCTTTTAACTTGGGCGGCCCACTCTGAAGAGCGATTGACCATTATCAAGTTGCCGGATGAATTGCAGACACTGGTCAAGCTTTACGATTTAGATGGCGAGTTTCATTTTATTTGA
- a CDS encoding ABC transporter ATP-binding protein: MALAVQFNQVVKSYGELQALKGVSFDVEEGAFFGLLGPNGAGKSTLINAMSGLVVPTSGNIKVQGYDVIHDYRETRRLLGLVPQELIADPFFSIKELLELQSGYFGMKGSQQKRWINELLERLALADKADANTSQLSGGMKRRVLIAMALVHKPKVLVLDEPTAGVDVDLRRTLWDFTKELHQQGHTIILTTHYLEEAEALCDRVAIMQKGQIKALDNTQQLLSKHPYRYLRVSVANPHVQLQGALAERLVEKESNGLVFQIDKESSMTETLGLMEKSGLDVTDVSSRDATLEEVFLDLTSEGAE, encoded by the coding sequence ATGGCGTTAGCAGTTCAATTCAATCAGGTTGTAAAGAGTTACGGCGAACTTCAGGCATTGAAAGGTGTGAGTTTTGATGTGGAAGAGGGGGCTTTTTTTGGCTTGTTGGGGCCAAACGGAGCAGGTAAATCAACTTTGATTAATGCCATGTCCGGCTTGGTTGTGCCTACATCCGGCAATATTAAAGTGCAAGGTTATGATGTCATCCATGATTATAGGGAGACACGTAGATTGCTTGGCTTGGTACCGCAAGAGTTGATTGCGGATCCTTTCTTTTCTATCAAAGAGTTGCTTGAGTTGCAGTCCGGTTACTTCGGTATGAAAGGGTCACAGCAGAAACGCTGGATAAACGAGTTGTTGGAAAGGTTGGCTTTGGCGGATAAGGCAGATGCCAATACCAGTCAGCTTTCTGGTGGTATGAAACGCCGTGTTCTGATTGCCATGGCTTTGGTGCATAAACCCAAGGTGTTGGTTTTGGATGAACCTACTGCGGGTGTCGATGTCGATTTGCGCCGTACACTTTGGGATTTCACAAAAGAGTTGCATCAACAAGGGCATACCATCATTTTAACAACGCACTATTTAGAAGAGGCTGAAGCGCTGTGTGATCGTGTTGCCATCATGCAGAAAGGTCAAATTAAAGCCTTGGACAACACTCAACAATTACTCTCTAAACACCCTTATCGTTATTTACGGGTGAGTGTGGCAAACCCGCATGTTCAATTACAGGGCGCATTAGCGGAGCGTTTGGTTGAAAAGGAGTCGAACGGTTTGGTATTTCAAATTGATAAAGAGTCTTCTATGACCGAAACATTGGGGTTGATGGAAAAGTCGGGCTTGGATGTCACCGATGTAAGCAGCCGTGATGCTACCTTGGAAGAGGTGTTTTTAGACTTAACCTCAGAAGGAGCAGAATAA
- a CDS encoding ABC transporter permease has product MLNFIGFNFTGFWALFIKEIRRFYSVVVQTVFAPVVSTLLYLLVFGQVIASQIETYSGLSYSQFLIPGLVMMAILQNAFSNSSSSLIQSKMHGNLTFVLLSPISPFELYLAFVAASIVRGVAVGLGILVVGIMWFDLTWHQPVWIIVFAVLSAAMMGGLGMLAGIVSEKYDHLAAFQNFIIMPLTFLSGVFYSIHALPEVWQQASHFNPFFYMVDGFRYGFFEQSDVSVYLSLTVTSFFVVLVSAINLILLNKGVKIRQ; this is encoded by the coding sequence ATGTTGAATTTTATCGGCTTTAATTTCACGGGTTTTTGGGCGTTGTTTATAAAAGAGATTCGCCGTTTTTATTCGGTGGTTGTGCAGACGGTATTTGCGCCTGTCGTGTCGACTCTATTGTATTTGTTGGTGTTCGGCCAGGTTATCGCCTCGCAAATCGAAACCTATTCCGGATTATCTTACAGCCAGTTTTTGATACCAGGCCTGGTGATGATGGCGATTTTGCAAAATGCATTTTCAAATAGCTCTTCTAGCCTGATTCAGTCAAAAATGCATGGTAATTTAACCTTTGTTTTATTGAGTCCGATTTCGCCTTTTGAGCTTTATCTGGCTTTTGTTGCCGCCTCGATTGTGCGCGGTGTTGCAGTAGGTTTAGGTATTTTAGTGGTTGGTATTATGTGGTTTGACTTAACCTGGCATCAACCCGTTTGGATTATTGTGTTTGCGGTGTTAAGTGCGGCGATGATGGGTGGTTTGGGTATGCTTGCGGGTATCGTTTCTGAAAAATATGATCATTTAGCCGCCTTTCAGAACTTTATTATTATGCCGTTGACCTTTCTGAGCGGGGTGTTTTATTCGATTCATGCCTTGCCAGAGGTTTGGCAACAAGCCTCTCACTTCAATCCATTCTTTTATATGGTGGACGGATTTAGGTACGGTTTTTTCGAGCAGTCTGATGTGTCCGTTTATTTGAGTTTGACCGTGACAAGCTTTTTTGTGGTTTTGGTTTCTGCGATAAATCTGATTTTATTGAATAAAGGCGTTAAAATACGCCAATAA
- a CDS encoding BolA/IbaG family iron-sulfur metabolism protein — protein sequence MSPDKIKEMILATIPDSSVEFSGADCTSTIVVTSPAFEGVSLLKRERMVTDIFKEQFASGELHALSVKTKTA from the coding sequence ATGTCGCCAGATAAAATTAAAGAGATGATTCTCGCTACTATTCCAGATAGTTCCGTTGAGTTTAGCGGTGCAGATTGCACTTCTACCATTGTCGTAACCAGCCCAGCTTTTGAAGGGGTTAGCCTGCTCAAGCGTGAGCGTATGGTAACGGATATTTTTAAAGAGCAGTTTGCCAGTGGCGAACTGCATGCTTTGTCGGTAAAGACAAAAACGGCTTAA
- the murA gene encoding UDP-N-acetylglucosamine 1-carboxyvinyltransferase — protein MDKLVIDNQGQLSGSVEISGAKNAALPILMGCLLAETPVKLSNVPHLMDVTTTIQLLASMGVEILFDEELNIEIDASNVTSKEAPYELVTTMRASILVLGPLLARFGEAKVSLPGGCAIGSRPVNIHIHGMEKMGAQIDVEQGYIIAKSNGRLKGADITMEPVTVTGTENLLMAAVLAEGITTLRNAAREPEVTDLAAFLVKMGAKISGIGTDTLVVEGVERLNGVNYEVIPDRIEAGTYLAAAAVTQSKLTVTKVNPSHLGAVLEKFKEAGAEITTTADTITLDMRNRQLKPVNIVTDPYPLFPTDMQAQFLVMNALADGESTIEETIFENRFMHVSELARMGADITVEGNTAHIKGVKALKGAPVMATDLRASASLILAGLVAEGETVVNRVYHIDRGYELIEEKFHKVGAHIYRLSN, from the coding sequence ATGGATAAACTTGTAATAGATAATCAGGGACAACTCTCTGGTAGTGTGGAGATTTCTGGAGCAAAGAATGCTGCATTGCCGATTTTAATGGGTTGCTTGTTAGCTGAAACCCCGGTCAAGTTATCCAATGTTCCGCATTTGATGGATGTGACGACAACTATCCAACTGTTAGCATCAATGGGGGTCGAAATCCTGTTTGATGAAGAGCTCAATATCGAAATCGATGCGTCGAATGTGACCAGTAAAGAAGCGCCTTATGAGTTGGTGACGACCATGCGAGCTTCTATTTTGGTTCTTGGTCCATTGTTGGCACGTTTTGGAGAGGCCAAAGTCTCTTTACCAGGTGGTTGTGCGATTGGCTCCCGCCCCGTGAATATCCATATCCATGGAATGGAGAAAATGGGCGCGCAGATTGATGTCGAGCAAGGTTATATCATTGCCAAATCAAACGGCCGTTTAAAAGGCGCCGATATCACAATGGAGCCGGTAACGGTAACCGGAACCGAAAACTTATTGATGGCAGCGGTGTTGGCAGAAGGGATTACCACTTTACGCAATGCTGCTCGTGAGCCAGAGGTGACGGATTTAGCGGCTTTCTTAGTGAAGATGGGGGCGAAAATCAGTGGAATAGGTACCGATACCTTAGTGGTTGAAGGGGTTGAACGTTTGAATGGTGTGAATTACGAAGTGATTCCAGACCGTATCGAAGCGGGAACCTATCTTGCCGCTGCAGCGGTCACCCAAAGTAAGTTGACGGTCACCAAAGTCAATCCGAGCCACTTGGGTGCGGTGTTGGAGAAGTTCAAGGAAGCCGGTGCGGAAATCACCACAACCGCCGATACGATTACTTTAGACATGCGTAATCGACAGCTAAAGCCTGTGAATATTGTCACCGATCCATATCCGCTGTTTCCAACGGATATGCAAGCACAGTTTTTGGTGATGAACGCGTTGGCCGATGGTGAGTCGACTATTGAAGAGACCATTTTTGAAAACCGCTTTATGCATGTGTCAGAGTTGGCGCGAATGGGGGCGGATATTACCGTTGAAGGGAATACCGCTCATATCAAGGGGGTTAAAGCCCTTAAAGGTGCGCCGGTTATGGCCACCGATTTACGAGCATCGGCCAGTTTGATTTTGGCAGGCTTGGTTGCCGAAGGCGAAACGGTGGTCAATCGTGTTTATCACATTGACCGTGGTTATGAATTGATAGAAGAGAAGTTCCATAAAGTGGGCGCTCATATTTACCGTTTATCAAATTAG
- the hisG gene encoding ATP phosphoribosyltransferase — protein sequence MNDQLTIALSKGRIYKDTLPLLEAAGIEPLEDPSKSRKLILPTNQPNVRLLIVRATDAPTYVAHGAADIGVAGKDVLMEAPTHNLFELLDLQIAKCKLMVAGPEVEKPHGHRLKIATKYLKSAQAYYAQKGEQVDLIKLYGSMEIAPLIDLADRIVDLVDTGNTLKANGLVPMEHIADISSRLIVNQHAYKTKFDQINNIIQQFKTVIEKENA from the coding sequence ATGAATGATCAGTTAACTATTGCGCTATCTAAAGGGCGTATTTATAAAGATACTTTGCCACTTCTCGAAGCGGCGGGTATTGAACCTTTAGAAGATCCAAGTAAAAGTCGTAAATTGATTTTGCCAACCAATCAGCCTAACGTACGCTTGTTAATCGTGCGTGCCACCGATGCGCCTACTTATGTGGCGCATGGTGCGGCTGATATTGGTGTTGCCGGTAAAGATGTTTTGATGGAGGCACCAACCCATAACTTATTTGAGCTATTGGATTTGCAGATTGCTAAATGTAAGTTGATGGTTGCCGGGCCTGAAGTTGAAAAACCGCATGGCCATCGTCTGAAGATTGCGACTAAGTATCTTAAGTCTGCGCAAGCCTATTATGCCCAAAAGGGCGAGCAAGTGGATTTGATCAAACTTTATGGCTCAATGGAAATTGCGCCTTTAATTGATTTGGCCGATCGCATTGTGGATTTGGTGGATACGGGAAATACCCTGAAAGCCAATGGGTTGGTGCCGATGGAGCATATTGCCGATATCAGTTCACGCTTGATTGTGAATCAGCACGCATACAAAACCAAATTTGATCAAATCAATAATATTATTCAACAGTTTAAAACAGTGATAGAGAAAGAAAATGCTTAA
- the hisD gene encoding histidinol dehydrogenase, translated as MLNIRRLSANAEGFREELDRLLAWETVSNGSVNDIVTEVVNNVRANGDAALLEYTAKFDRLTLKTGAELEIPKARLQEALERIPADQRDSLQLSADRVRAYHEKQIQNSWSYEEADGTMLGQQVTPLDSVGLYVPGGKAAYPSSVIMNAIPAKVAGVEKLIMVVPTPDGEVNDMVLAAAAICNVDAVFTLGGAQAVAALAYGTETVPAVDKIVGPGNIFVATAKRMVYGTVGIDMIAGPSEILVYCDGQTNPDWIAVDLFSQAEHDEDAQSILVTQDADFAEKVYESMNRLLPTMPRQEIIRKALDDRGAIIVVDNEEQAIEMINVIAPEHLELSVDDPKALLPKIRHAGAIFMGRYTAEAIGDYCAGPNHVLPTSRTARFSSPLGVYDFQKRSSLIMCSAEGANTLGKVAGILADGEGLQAHAMSARFRVTD; from the coding sequence ATGCTTAATATTCGTCGTTTATCTGCCAATGCAGAAGGTTTTAGAGAGGAATTAGATCGTTTACTTGCCTGGGAAACGGTTTCTAATGGATCGGTTAATGATATCGTGACTGAAGTAGTGAACAATGTTCGTGCTAACGGTGATGCGGCTCTTTTAGAGTATACGGCTAAGTTTGACCGTTTAACGTTAAAAACCGGTGCTGAGCTAGAAATTCCTAAAGCGCGTTTGCAAGAAGCTCTAGAGCGTATTCCTGCTGATCAACGTGACTCATTGCAATTATCTGCAGACCGTGTTCGTGCCTATCATGAAAAACAGATTCAAAACTCTTGGAGTTATGAAGAAGCTGACGGCACAATGTTGGGTCAGCAGGTGACACCATTGGACAGCGTAGGTCTTTATGTTCCTGGTGGAAAAGCGGCTTATCCTTCATCGGTCATTATGAACGCCATCCCTGCTAAAGTGGCGGGTGTTGAAAAGCTGATCATGGTTGTGCCGACACCGGATGGTGAAGTCAACGATATGGTTCTGGCTGCAGCGGCGATTTGTAATGTCGATGCGGTATTCACTTTAGGTGGTGCGCAGGCGGTTGCGGCATTGGCTTATGGTACGGAAACCGTTCCTGCGGTAGATAAAATTGTGGGTCCAGGTAATATCTTTGTTGCGACAGCTAAACGTATGGTTTATGGAACGGTGGGTATCGATATGATTGCCGGTCCTTCCGAAATTTTGGTTTACTGTGACGGTCAGACCAATCCGGACTGGATTGCGGTTGACCTGTTCTCTCAAGCGGAGCACGATGAAGATGCGCAATCTATTTTGGTTACCCAAGATGCGGATTTTGCTGAAAAAGTCTATGAAAGCATGAATCGTTTATTGCCAACCATGCCTCGTCAGGAAATTATTCGTAAAGCGTTGGATGATCGCGGTGCGATTATCGTTGTGGATAATGAAGAGCAGGCGATTGAAATGATTAACGTCATCGCGCCGGAACACTTGGAACTTTCTGTTGATGACCCTAAAGCGTTACTGCCGAAGATTCGTCATGCAGGTGCGATTTTCATGGGGCGTTATACGGCTGAAGCGATTGGTGACTACTGTGCTGGCCCTAACCATGTATTGCCTACATCCAGAACGGCACGTTTCTCGTCACCTTTAGGGGTTTATGATTTCCAAAAACGTTCAAGTTTGATTATGTGTTCAGCCGAAGGAGCCAATACCTTAGGTAAGGTTGCAGGCATTTTAGCTGATGGCGAAGGCTTACAAGCTCACGCCATGTCTGCACGTTTCCGTGTAACGGATTAA
- a CDS encoding Nif3-like dinuclear metal center hexameric protein → MLRHELQDYLNGYLKVEEFKDYAPNGLQVEGGDDIQTIVTGVTACQALIDEAIKLKADAILVHHGYFWKSEPEVITGFKQKRIKSLLKHDINLFGYHLPLDAHGELGNNALLGKLWGLQDITPIPGLVRLGRLAEPVAIEDFKNSVSKSLDREVLHLPGGKERVQTIAWCSGGAQGYIDQAIEWKADVYISGEVSEQTTHLAKECGLHYFAAGHHATERLGIKALGEHLAEKFDLQCHFVDIANPV, encoded by the coding sequence ATGTTGCGTCATGAATTGCAGGATTATCTTAACGGCTATCTCAAGGTCGAAGAATTTAAGGATTATGCGCCTAATGGCTTACAGGTTGAAGGCGGTGATGATATCCAAACGATTGTCACCGGTGTAACGGCCTGCCAAGCATTGATTGATGAAGCGATTAAACTCAAGGCCGATGCGATTTTAGTGCATCACGGTTATTTCTGGAAAAGTGAACCTGAAGTGATTACCGGGTTTAAACAGAAACGCATCAAAAGCTTGCTAAAGCATGACATTAACCTGTTTGGCTATCATTTGCCTTTGGATGCGCATGGAGAGCTGGGAAACAATGCTTTATTAGGTAAACTTTGGGGTTTACAAGATATTACCCCTATACCAGGTCTGGTAAGGTTGGGTCGGTTGGCTGAACCAGTAGCCATCGAGGATTTTAAAAACAGCGTTTCTAAGAGTTTAGATAGAGAGGTTTTGCATTTGCCGGGTGGTAAAGAGAGGGTGCAAACCATCGCTTGGTGTAGTGGTGGTGCCCAAGGTTATATTGACCAGGCCATTGAGTGGAAAGCGGATGTTTACATAAGCGGTGAAGTCTCCGAGCAAACAACACATTTAGCAAAGGAGTGTGGTTTGCATTATTTTGCGGCAGGTCATCATGCAACGGAGCGATTGGGAATTAAAGCTTTGGGTGAACATTTAGCGGAAAAGTTCGATTTACAGTGCCATTTTGTCGATATAGCCAATCCCGTTTAA